In Bacillus weihaiensis, the genomic stretch TGAGGTAGAGGAGATCAAATCAAAGTGTATTGTAACAAAGGGTGCAAGTGGTATTAGCTATTATGATGGAAGAGAAAATGTAGTGCCAAGTCATAAAGTAGATGTGGTGGATACGACAGGTGCAGGGGATTCAGCAAATGGTGCTTTAGCAGTTGCCATGAGCTCCGGTTTGTCCGTAAAGGCTGCATGTGAATTTGCTAATGCTGTTGGTGCGCTTTCAGTGACGAAGCTAGGGGCGCAGAGTGGAATGCCGACAAGACAGGAAGTTGAGGATTTTCTTGTCAATAAAAGAGGTGATAAGTAATGAAGAAGCAGGGGATTTTAAATAGTCATATATCAGAGGTGCTAACACATTTAGGTCATACAGATACGATTGTTATTGCCGATTGTGGGTTACCTATCCCTCCAGGTGTAAGAAGAATTGACCTTGCATTAAAACAAGGAGATCCAAGTTTTCTTGAGACGATAAACGAAGTCATGAGTGACATGGTCGTTGAAAAAGCAACGTTGGCTAAAGAAATACAACTGAAGAATGAAACTGTGCAAAAAGAAACGGTACAGCTTCTAGAAGGAATAGAGGTTCAGTATGTATCACATGAAGAGTTGAAGGAATTAACAAAGAAAGCGAAGGCGGTCATTAGGACAGGAGAGGTAAGTCCGTATGCAAATATTATTCTTCATGCAGGAGTGATTTTTTGATGAAGCCTATTGTGGAGATGAAAAATATATCGAAAGCATTTTCTGGAAATCGCGTGCTCGAAAATGTTGATTTTGAAATAAGATCTGGCGAAGTTCACGCATTAATGGGAGAAAATGGTGCTGGTAAATCAACATTAATGAAAATACTAACAGGTATTTATCAACGTGATTCTGGAAGCGTTTACCTAAAGGGCGAGGAGGTTCACTTTAAAGATGCGAAGCAAGCAGAAGAAAGTGGAATTTCCGTTATTCATCAGGAGTTGAATATCATACCTCATCTATCGGTAACAGATAATATGTTCCTAGGTAAAGAGCTTACTGTTGGACGATTTGGAATAATTAAACAGAAAGAAATGAGAAGGAAAACGAAGGAGTATTTACAGCAATTAGGCATTGAGATTGATCCTGATAAAGAAGCAGGAGAGCTATCTGTCGGTCAGCAGCAGATGATTGAAATTGCACGGGCTGTTGCTGCGAAATCAGAAGTTTTAATTATGGATGAACCAACAGCAGCATTAACAGATCGAGAAATTGAAGCACTATTTAAAGTGATTGTGAGATTAAAAGAGCAAGGCGTAGGGATTGTTTATATTTCTCATAGGATGGAAGAGATTTTTCAAGTGTGTGACCGAATCTCCGTATTAAGAGATGGTGAATTTATTGGGGTGAAGGAAATACCGAAAACGAATTTTGATGAAATTGTTAAGATGATGGTTGGTCGCCAATTAGGTGAAAGATTTCCAACGCGTCAGACTACTTTAGGGGCTGAGAGATTAAAGGTCGAACAGCTCACCTGTAAGGGTGTATTTGAGGATATATCGTTTTCAGTTCGAGAAGGGGAAGTGCTCGGTGTTGCTGGGTTAATGGGAGCTGGTCGAACAGAAATTATGGAAGCTATATTCGGCTATCGTTCCTATCAAAGTGGGAGGATAGTGATTGATGGCAACGATGTAAAGATGAAAAATCCATATGAAGCAATCAAGCAGGGGATTGGCTTTGTTACAGAAGATCGAAAGGGAGAAGGACTGGTAGTAGATTTATCGGTACGTGAGAATTTTTCCTTAACGAATTTGGATCGAATTTCTAGTAAACAAGTAATTGCCTCTAGTAAAGAAGAGGAATTTGTAGATGAGCTTATAGAGAAGCTACACGTTAAAACAGCTAGCCGAGAGCTTTCTGTCAAATCATTAAGTGGTGGAAATCAACAAAAGATTGTCATTGGAAAGTGGCTAGGAACGAATCCGAAAATTCTTATTTTAGATGAACCAACGCGTGGAGTTGATGTTGGAGCGAAAAAGGAAATCTATCAGCTTATCAATCAATTAACACAAGAAGGGGTAGCGATTGTGATGGTTTCCTCAGAATTACCTGAAATATTAGGTATGAGTGACAGAGTTCTTGTGATACATGAAGGGAAAGTATCTGCAATGATTCCGATTAAAGAAGCAAATCAAGAAAAAATTATGCAGGCAGCGACAGGAGGGAAAGATTCATGAAATCCTCAAATTGGGTGACATCAAATCTTCAAAAGCTAGGTCCTTTAGTAGGATTACTACTTATTACGGTCATTTTGTCTATCGTTAGTCCAAACTTTATGACAGTAGACAATATGTTAAATGTGTTACGTCAAGTTTCTATTAACGCTCTAATCGCTTTTGGTATGACGTTTGTTATTTTAACTGGTGGAATTGATTTGTCGGTTGGTTCTATACTTGCCCTTGCCTCTGCTGTGACGGCTAGCTTATTAGCAAGTGGAATGGATCCAATCTTAGCCATTCTAGTTGGTCTTTTAGCTGGAGCGATCATGGGAGCAATTAACGGATTGATTATTACAAAAGGAAAGGTTGCCCCATTTATTGCAACGTTAGCAACTATGACAGTGTTCCGGGGGTTAACTCTTGTATATACCGATGGTCGACCAATTACAGGATTATCAAGTAGTGAATTGTTTGTACTAATGGGGAAAGGGTACGTTGGGTGGATTCCAGTCCCAGTAATTTGGATGTTAATCACTTACGGCATTCTTTACTTCATCTTAAAGAAAACAACATTTGGAAGACGTGTGTATGCGATTGGTGGAAATGAAGAAGCAGCGATTTTATCAGGGATTAGAACAGATCGAGTGAAAATCTGGATTTATTCCTTAACAGGTCTTTTATCCGCATTAGCTGGTATTATCTTATCATCAAGATTGAATTCTGCTCAGCCAACAGCAGGAGCATCTTACGAATTAGATGCTATTGCGGCAGTTGTCCTTGGTGGAACGAGCTTATCTGGAGGACGAGGTTGGATCTTTGGAACATTAGTTGGTGCGCTTATAATCGGTGTCCTTAACAATGGGCTTAATATTATGAATGTGAGCTCCTTTTATCAACAGGTTGTTAAAGGAGGTGTCATCTTACTAGCGGTATTGCTTGATCGAAAAAAATCAGCTTAATCTCATTTAATGAATAAGGGGGAATAAACAATGAAATCAGTAATGAAAATGATGTTTTTCTTAGTATTAAGCTTGGCAGTTTTAGTAGGATGTTCAACAGAACCACCAGGGGCTTCATCAGATAAATCATCTAATGAAGGTAGTGGAGATGATAATGTTAAGGTAGGTCTATCTATATCAACATTAAATAATCCGTTTTTCGTGACTTTAAAAGAGGGTGCTGAAGAAGAAGCAAAAGCTAAAGATATTGAGCTTGTTGTAGTTGATGCGCAGAACGACTCTGCTAAACAAGTAAGTGATATTGAGGATTTAATTCAACAAGGTGTAGATGTTTTACTTGTAAACCCTACAGATTCAGCTGCAGTTTCAGCGGCAATTGAATCCGCAAACAGTGCAGATGTTCCAGTTATTACGCTTGATCGTAGTGCAGAAGGTGGAGAAGTGGTTGCACACATTGCTTCAGATAATGCAGCTGGAGGAAAAATGGCTGGAGACTTTATTTTAGAAATGCTTGGAAATGAAGGGAAGGTTGCTGAAATTGAAGGGATTCCAGGTTCTTCTGCTGCACGTGAACGAGGTCAAGGATTCCATGAAGCAGTTGATGCTGTAACGGAAATGGAAGTTGCGGCAAAACAAACGGCTGATTTTGATCGTGCAAAAGGTTTGACGGTTATGGAAAACATTCTTCAAGGGAACAAAGACATTCAAGCTGTTTTCGCACATAACGATGAAATGGCATTAGGTGCACTTCAAGCGGTTGAAGCAGCAGGATTAACGGATGTAATTGTTGTTGGCTTCGATGCGACAGAAGATGCAGTGAAAGCAGTAGAAGACGGACGTTTAGCAGCTACTGTTGCTCAAAAACCAGCAGTTATTGGACAAAAAGGAATTGAAACAGCGATTCAGGTTGCGAATGGGGATAGTGTGGAAGAGTTTATTCCAGTTGAGCTTGAATTAATCAAATAATAGAATTCGATAGAAGGTGCAGAGAGCTAAAAAAGGCTCTCTGTTTCTATTTCAAGATTTACATAAAAATAACACTGTCTATTTTCGCCTAATTTGATAAGATAAGCACACGTTAGACCTCCACAGATGATAAGGATCCAAATCTAACAAGCATCCCTTGCCTGTTGTACCCCATCCCAAATAGTGCTAAAATAAAGGATAGACTGAATTTACTAGAATAATTAGATTTCCACTCTAAAACAGAGGAGCGTTTTGAATGCTTGGAATTTTGAATAAGGTATTTGATTTTAATAAACGTGCGTTAAATCGTTATGAGAAAATGGCTGATCAAGTGATGGCATTAGATAGCCAAATGAGCAGTCTATCCGATGATGCATTAAAGGCAAAAACACAAGAGTTTAAAGGTCGTGTTGAAAAAGGCGAATCGCTTGATGACCTTTTAATAGAAGCATTTGCTGTTGTTCGTGAGGCGGCAAAGCGTGTGCTTGGCTTACATCCGTATAAGGTTCAAATTATGGGTGGTATATCCTTGCATGAAGGAAATATATCTGAAATGAAAACAGGGGAAGGTAAAACCCTAACTTCTACAATGCCTGTTTATTTAAATGCGCTTTCTGGCGAAGGTGTTCATGTTGTAACTGTCAACGAATACTTAGCAAGTCGTGACGCCCACGAAATGGGTCAGCTGTATGATTTTCTTGGCTTAAGAGTAGGTCTTAACCTAAATTCTTTAACTAAAGATGAAAAACGTGAAGCATATGCTGCCGATGTCACGTATTCAACGAATAATGAGCTTGGCTTCGATTATTTACGTGATAATATGGTTCTTTATCGGGAACAAAT encodes the following:
- the rbsB gene encoding ribose ABC transporter substrate-binding protein RbsB, with product MKSVMKMMFFLVLSLAVLVGCSTEPPGASSDKSSNEGSGDDNVKVGLSISTLNNPFFVTLKEGAEEEAKAKDIELVVVDAQNDSAKQVSDIEDLIQQGVDVLLVNPTDSAAVSAAIESANSADVPVITLDRSAEGGEVVAHIASDNAAGGKMAGDFILEMLGNEGKVAEIEGIPGSSAARERGQGFHEAVDAVTEMEVAAKQTADFDRAKGLTVMENILQGNKDIQAVFAHNDEMALGALQAVEAAGLTDVIVVGFDATEDAVKAVEDGRLAATVAQKPAVIGQKGIETAIQVANGDSVEEFIPVELELIK
- a CDS encoding ABC transporter permease gives rise to the protein MKSSNWVTSNLQKLGPLVGLLLITVILSIVSPNFMTVDNMLNVLRQVSINALIAFGMTFVILTGGIDLSVGSILALASAVTASLLASGMDPILAILVGLLAGAIMGAINGLIITKGKVAPFIATLATMTVFRGLTLVYTDGRPITGLSSSELFVLMGKGYVGWIPVPVIWMLITYGILYFILKKTTFGRRVYAIGGNEEAAILSGIRTDRVKIWIYSLTGLLSALAGIILSSRLNSAQPTAGASYELDAIAAVVLGGTSLSGGRGWIFGTLVGALIIGVLNNGLNIMNVSSFYQQVVKGGVILLAVLLDRKKSA
- the rbsD gene encoding D-ribose pyranase, which gives rise to MKKQGILNSHISEVLTHLGHTDTIVIADCGLPIPPGVRRIDLALKQGDPSFLETINEVMSDMVVEKATLAKEIQLKNETVQKETVQLLEGIEVQYVSHEELKELTKKAKAVIRTGEVSPYANIILHAGVIF
- a CDS encoding sugar ABC transporter ATP-binding protein, giving the protein MKPIVEMKNISKAFSGNRVLENVDFEIRSGEVHALMGENGAGKSTLMKILTGIYQRDSGSVYLKGEEVHFKDAKQAEESGISVIHQELNIIPHLSVTDNMFLGKELTVGRFGIIKQKEMRRKTKEYLQQLGIEIDPDKEAGELSVGQQQMIEIARAVAAKSEVLIMDEPTAALTDREIEALFKVIVRLKEQGVGIVYISHRMEEIFQVCDRISVLRDGEFIGVKEIPKTNFDEIVKMMVGRQLGERFPTRQTTLGAERLKVEQLTCKGVFEDISFSVREGEVLGVAGLMGAGRTEIMEAIFGYRSYQSGRIVIDGNDVKMKNPYEAIKQGIGFVTEDRKGEGLVVDLSVRENFSLTNLDRISSKQVIASSKEEEFVDELIEKLHVKTASRELSVKSLSGGNQQKIVIGKWLGTNPKILILDEPTRGVDVGAKKEIYQLINQLTQEGVAIVMVSSELPEILGMSDRVLVIHEGKVSAMIPIKEANQEKIMQAATGGKDS